GTCCGCGCGAAGCGTGTCGAAGGTGACGAGCAGCAGCGTGCGCGGAGCGCGCTCGCGCCCGCACGCCGCGCACGCGAGGGCGACCCCGAGCGCGGCGCACAGGAGCCGCGCAGGGGCGCGACGCGACGGGCGCGGGGAGGCGGGCATGGCGGCCGAGCATACGCACGGTGCCGCGCCGCGGCGAGCGCGCTCGCGTATGATCGCCGCCCACTTCGGCGCGCGGCGCGAGGCGCGCGCCCGTTCCCCCGGATCGCCCGCGCATGACGCCCACGCCGCCCGACGAAGACGCCCGCGCATGACGCCCACGCCCCCGGACGAGGACACTCCCGAAGGCGCCGGCCGCGACCGCCGCGAGGCCGTCGCCGCTCGCGGCGGCCGGGCGCGCGCGCTGCGCCGCCTCGCGTTCGCCCTCGTGCCCGCGCTCGCGCTGCTCGCGCTCGCCGAGGGGGTCGCACGCGTGGCGCTCGTCGCGTCGCCCGCGCTGCGGAGCCTTCCTCTGCCACCGGAGTCGGCGGGCCTGCTGCGTCCCGACGACGAGCTCTTCTGGTCGCTCGCGCCCGGCCTCGACCAGCCGTACATGGGCGCGCGCGTCGCGACGAACGCGCTCGGCTTGCGGAGCCCCCCGCTGCCGCCCGGGCCCAAGCCCGAGGGCGAGCTGCGCATCCTGTCGCTCGGCGAGAGCACGACGTTCGGCACCGGCGTCGAGAACGACGCCACCTACACCGCGCGGCTCGAGCGCGAGCTCGCGCCCGTCGGTCGCGCGCGCCGCGTCGTGGCGATCGACGCCGGCGTGCCCGCCTACTCGTCGTTCCAGAGCCTGCGGTACCTCGAGACGCGCGGCCTCGCGCTCGCCCCCGACGTCGTCGTCTTCTACCACGAGGTGAACGACTACCTGCCGTCGTCGCTGCGCGACTCGAGCAACAACGAGGTCGGCGTGCTGCAGACGGACTGGCAGCGGTGGGAGGCCGAGCGCAGCGGCGGAGTGTTCGCGCTGGCACGCGCGTCCGCGCTGCTGCGCTTCCTGCGCATGCGCCTCGCGCTGCTGCGCGTCGAGACGTTCGACGCCGGCGACTTCGCGAACCCGCTCGAGGAGATCGGGCTCCCCGACATCGGGATTCCGCCGCGCCTGCAGCGCGTCGACGGCGCGAGGCCCGCGCGCGCGGGGCTCGACGAGCGCGCGCTCGGCCGGCGCGTCTCGGAGGACGAGCGCGCGCGCATCCTCGAGCGGCTGCTCGCGCGCGTGCGCGAGCGCGGTGCGACGCTCGCGCTCGTCCACCCCGCGTACCGCGACTCGACACCGCACGCGTGCCCGCTGACGCGCTTCGCGGCCGCGCACGCGGGCGAGCTCGTCTACACCGAGGCCGGCCTCGCGCTGCATCCGCAGGGCGTGCGGCGCGGCGCACTCTTCCGCGACTCGTGGCACCCGACGGCCGAGGGCCACGCGCGGCTCGCGCGGCTGCTCGCCGCCGACCTCGCGCGCGCCTTGCCGGGCGAGCTCCGCGCGACGTCCGAGCCGTAGCGGCGGCGCCCGGGCGCCCCGGCGCGAATCGCCGCCGCGGTCGCCGCGCGCCTCACGGGCGCCGGGGCGGCGGCCGATGAGCCCCGCCGATGGATCCGATGCTCCTCCAGCTCGGCATCGCGGGGCCGCTCGTGCTCGCGCTGATCGTCGAGACCGCGATGCGCCGCGAATCCGGCGCCGTGCCGCGCACGCTGCTCTCGCTGCTCGTGCTGATCTTCGGCTGGATGGTGGGGGGCGTCCTCGCGACGCGCCCCGGCATCGACCCCCGGATCCCCGCCGCACTCGTGCTCCCCGGCACGTGCTTCATGTCGCCGCTCTTCTGCCTGCTCATGCTCCGCTACGCGCGCTTCGAGATCTTCGAGCAGCGCGTCGGCATGGGCGGCGCGCTGCTCGCGCCGTTCGCGCTCTTCTTCCTCGGCTTCGTGACGAACGACGCGCACCACTGGATGGCCGACCCGGGACAGCTCGTGGTGCAGAACGACCTCTCGCACGACATCGGCCCGCTCTACTGGGCCTTCCAGGTCTGGTCGAACCTCACCGCGATCGCGGGCCTCGCGATCGCCCTGCGGCTGTGGGCGACGTCGCCGAGCCGGCTCGAGCGGCGGCGCATGCTGCTCATCTGCGCGGGCGTGCTCGCGCCGCTCTTCGCGCACTTCGCCTACGTCTCGGGCGTGCTCCCGCCCGACGCCTCGATGACGCCGTCCGCGCTCGCGCTCACCTGCGTGCTGCTCGTGACGGCGATCCAGCGCTACCGCCTGCTCGACGTGCAGCCGGTCGCGCGCCGCGACGTGATCGAGGCGTCGACCGACGGCGTCGTGATGGCCGACGTCGACGGCATCGTCGTCGACGCGAACCCGAGCGCGGCGCGCATGCTCGAGGCGCCGATCGACGCGCTCGTCGGCACGCGGCTCGCCGGCGCGTTCGCCGCGCTCGAGCCGACGCGGCCCGAGGGCGCCGTCGCCGCCGCGCTCGACGGGCTCGCCCGGGGCGAGGCGTCGTTCGCCGTCGAGCTCGAGACGGGCGACGGGCGCACGCTCGAGCTCGCGGGCGGCGCGGCGGCCGATGCGTCGGGCGCCTTCGCCGGCAGCTTCGTCGTGCTGCGCGACCGCAGCCAGGAGCGGCGCGCCGCGCGCCGCCTGCACCAGAGCCAGAAGCTCGAGAGCGTCGGCATCCTGGCGGCCGGCGTCGCGCACGAGGTCAACAACCCGCTCGCGTACGTGCGCGCCAACCTCGTCCACCTCGAGTACCTGGCCTCGCTCATCGACGATCACCGCGACGAGCTGCCGAAGGAGCTCGCCGAGGAGGTGGGCGACGTGCAGGACGTCGTCGTCGAGAGCCTCGCGGGCATCGATCGCATCCACGGCATCGTGCAGGGGCTCCTCCGCTTCGCGCGCATGCCGGCGTCGCGCGACGAGCACTGCGACGTGAACGCGGCCGTGGCCGAGGCGTCGCGCTTCGCGTCGCTCGAGCGGAGCGCGACGGTGCACTTCGAGACGCGCCTCGCCGACGGGCTGCCGCGCGTCGCGGCGTCGGCGAACCAGCTGACGCAGGTGCTGCTCAACCTGTTCCTGAACGCGAAGCACGCGCTCAAGGGGCGCGATGGCGGCCGGGTCGTCGCGGCGACGCGCGCCGTGGGCGACTTCGTCGAGATCCGCATCGCCGACAACGGGCCCGGTGTCCCCGAGGAGCTGCGCGGCAAGATCTTCGACCCGTTCTTCACGACGCGCGCGCCGAACGAGGGCACGGGCCTCGGCCTCTCGATCGCCTTCGACATCGTGCGCGAGCACGGCGGCGAGCTCGAGCTCGAGCGGAGCGCCGAGCCCGGCGCGCACTTCGCGGTGCGGCTGCCCGCCGTCCGCTGACGGGCGCGCCGGCGCGGGCGGCAGTGGTAGGCTGCCGCGCCCATGGCGAGCTCGGACCCCGATCTTCCCGACGGACTCCTCGAGTGGGTGGCGCGCACCGGCGGCGGCGACGTCGCGCGGCTCGAGCGGCACGTCGCGCGGCGCGAGGCCTGGGTCGTCGACGTCGCGCGTCCCGACGGCACGACGCTCGAGGGGTTCCTGCGCCTGCAGCGCGAGGCGGGCGTCGACCCGCGTCGCCTCGAGCGCGAGACGCGCATCGTCGAGGCCCTCGGCGCGCGCGGCATCCCGGTGCCCGCCGTGCACGGCTGGAACGCCGCGCTGCGGGCGACGCTCTTCGAGCGCGACCGCGGCCGCTCGGACATCGACAAGCTCGAGGATCGCGCGCGCCAGCGCGCGGTGATGGAGGACTTCGTCCGCGTCGTCGCGCGCGTGCACGCGCTCGACCCGGACGAGCTCGGCCTCGACGACGTGATGGCGTACCGCCCGAAGACGCCGCGCGAGTGCGCGCTCGCCGAGGTCGACGCCGTCGTCGCGCAGTGGCGGCCCTTCCTCGAGCGCAACGCGGACCCGCTCACGACCTACGGCCTGCAGTGGCTCGAGCGCTTCGCGCCCGACGCAGTGGCGCGCGTGTCGCTCGTGCAGGGCGACACGGGGCCGGTGAACTTCCTGTTCCAGGACGACCGCGTGAGCGCGGTGGTCGACTGGGAGCTCGGGCACTACGGCGACCCGCTCGAGGACCTCGGCAACATCGCCGTGCGCGAGTTCTGGAACCCGAGCGGCGGCCTCGACGGCCTCTTCGCGCTCTACGCGCGCGAGTCGGGCATCCCGTACGACCGCTTCCGCGCGCGCTACTACGCCGTGCACCAGAACGTGCGGGGCATGATCCCGATCCACTGGGTCTGCGCGAACGCGCACCCGCGCGAGTCGCTCGCCTGGTACCTCGCGTACCGCTACGTGGGCGACCGCGCGACGGCCGAGATGCTCGCGCTCGCGATGGAGGTCGAGGTCGAGCGCCCGGAGATGCCGGAGGGCGAGGGCGACGGCGGGCGCGACGTGCTCGCGGACGCGGCGCTCTACGCGCAGGAGCGCGACGTGGCGCCCCGGCTCGCCGACCCGTTCGCCGCCTCGCGCGCGCGCGACGTCGCGACGCTCGTCGCCTGCATGGACCGCCGCCGCCGCCACGCGGCCGCGCTCGACGCGGCGCTGTGCGAGGACGTCGCCGCGCTGCTCGGCGGGCGCTTCGACGCGGGGGCGGGCGCGCTGCGCGCGCTCGACGCGGCGGTGCGCGCGGGCGGCCTCGACGACGCCGCGCTCCTGCGCGTGCTCGCGCGCAAGGCGTGGCGCGACGAGTGGCTCCACGCGCCGGCCGTCGCGCTCTACCCGGAGCGACGCTGGTCGGCGTTCGACTGAGCCACCGCGGCGGGCGCGGCTCCGCCCTCGAGCAGGCGCACGAGCGTCGCGCTCGAGCGCCGCAGGCTCTCGCGCCACGGGAAGCCCTCGATCGCGCGTCCGGTCGCGGCGTCGACGAAGGGCTCGCGCTCGCCGGGGGCGAGCAGGTGGCGGTAGTCGAGCGTGAGCTCGTCGCCCGCCGCCAGGTCGCGCGTCGCGAACACGAAGCCGAGGTGCCACAGGCCGGTCGGCTCGAAGCTGTGGTTCATGTAGCACTCGTCCGGCCAGTCGAGCGTCACCGAATAACGTCCCTCGTACCAGCGCACGGCCGCGGCCTGCGCGCGCTCGCCGGCCGGGTGCGCGACGAGCTCCTCGAGCGAGAAGGTCTGCTCGATGCCGTCGGGCACGACGACGACGGCGCCCGCCGCGACCGGCTCGGCGACGAAGAGTCCGAGGCCGGCGCCCGGCACGCGCGACGGCGCGACCTCGTACTTCGCCGCGATCACGCGGCGCGCTCGCCGCGCACGAGCCCGCCCGGCCGCGCGCCCGTCGGCTCGCCGCCCTCGAACGTCACCTCGCCCGCGACGATCGTGTAGTCGTAGCCATGGCCGCGCTGGAGCACGCGCGCGGCTCCCGTCGGCAGGTCGGGCGTGATCTCGGGAAGGTCGAGCTCGATGCGGTCGAGGTCGATCAGGTTCAGGTCCGCGCGGCGGCCGACGGCGACGACGCCGCGGTCGCGCAGGCCGTAGAGGTCGGCCGGCTCCTTGCTCAGCATGCGGACGGCCTGCGGCAGCGGGATGCGCGGGCCGCGCGTGCGGTCGCGCACCCAGTGGGCGAGCACGAACGTCGGCATGCTCGCGTCGCAGATCATGCTGCAGTGCGCGCCGCCGTCGGCGAGGCCGGCGACCGTGAGGTCGCTCGCGAGCATCTCGCCGATCGCGTCGAGGCTCCCGTGCGCGTAGCCGCTGAAGTAGACGTGCAGCATGCGCGTGCGGCCGCCCGTCGACGCCTCCGCGAGGTCGCACATCACGTCGAACAGCTTGGCGACGGGGTCGACGCCCTCGCGCTCGGCGCGCGCGGCGATCGACTGCGAGGGCTCGGGCTCGAAGACGACGCCCGCGTCCATCGCGAACGCGCTGCGCAGGCTGTGGCGCATGATGCCCATGCCCGCGTTGTCGCGCCGCGCCTCCTCGTCGGACAGCAGGCGCGCGCGCCGCGCGGGGTCGCGCAGCCGCTTCACGCGCTCGGCGAGCGGCAGCGCCGCCACCTCCTGGTACGACGGGCGCTCGGCGAACGGGTTGAACGTGTCGAACGACGCGAGCAGTCCGGCCGGCCGCGCGAGCACCTGCGGCACGAGCTTCGCGCCCGACGCGTTCGCGGCCGCGACGCGCTTCAGCACCTCGCGCCAGAGCTCGGGGTTCGGGTGCACCTGCACGGTCGAGAACGTGACGGTCGCGCCGGTGGCGCGACTGATCTCGCGGTAGAGCTCGACCTCGCGCACCGGGCCGTCCGGGTCGTCGCCCATCGAGCCGGCCGGCACCGACTGCACGATGCGCCCGCCCCCGTCGACGACCGCGCGCGCGAGCGCGAGCAGCTCGTCGCGGTCGGCGAACGTGCCGGGCACCGGGTCGCCGTGGATCGACGTGTGCAGCGGGAGGCGGTTCGTCGAGAACGCGAGCGCGCCGGCGCGGATGCCCTCGCGCACGAGCGCGGCCATCTTCTCGAGCTCGTCGGCGGTGGCGCGCTCCTGCGCCGCGCCGCGCTCGCCCATCGCGTAGACGCGCAGCGCGCCGTGCGGGATCTGCGTCGCGACGTCGATCGTGCGCGGCATGCGCTCGAGCGCGTCGAGGTACTCGGGGAACGTCTCCCACGCCCACTGGATGCCGTCGTGGAGCGCCGTGCCCGGGATGTCCTCGACGCCTTCCATCAGCTCGACGAGCCACGCGCGCTCGCTCGCGCGCGCGGGCGCGAAGCCGACGCCGCAGTTGCCCATCACGACCGTCGTCACGCCGTGCCACGACGACGGCGCGAGCACCGGGTCCCACGTCACCTGGCCGTCGTAGTGCGTGTGCGGGTCGACGAAGCCGGGCGTGAGCAGGCGCCCCTGCGCGTCGATCGCGCGCCCCGCGCCCGTGCCGAGCGCGCCGGCCGGCGCGATCTCGGCGATGCGCCCGCCTTCCACGCGCACGTCGGCCATGCGCTCGGGCGCCCCCGTGCCGTCGACGAGCGTCGCGTTGAGGATGCGCAGATCGGCCATCGGGGAACCTCGTGCGCGCGGCGTGCGCGCGCCGAGCCTACCCGATGCGCCGCGCGCGACGGAAGCGCGCGCGGTGCTTGACGCGCTCGCGACGGGCCGTGAGGATCGCGCGCCCGCGCGCGCGGCGGGTGCTCGCACGAGCGAGCAGACGGACGGGAGGAGCCGCGGTGGCCGAGGCAGGGGCGAGCGCAGGAGCGAGCGCGGGCGTGCGACCGGGGCCGCTCGCGGGCCTGCGCGTCGTCGACTTCTCGACCGGGATCACGGGCGCCTACGCGAGCAAGCTCTTCGCCGATGCGGGCGCGGACGTCGTGAAGGTCGAGCCGCCCGCAGGCGACCCGCTGCGCCGCTGGAGCGCGTCGGGCGCAGCGGTCGCGCCGGGCGAGAGCGGCGTCCTCTTCCACTACCTGAACGCGTCGAAGCGCGGCGTCGTGGCCGACCTCGCGACGGACGCGGGGCGCGCGCTCGCGCTCGCGCTCGTCGAGCGCGCCGACATCGCGATCGAGAGCTTCGGGCCGGGCGGCGCCGAGGCGCGCGGCATCGGGTGGGACGCCGTGCGCGCGCGCAATCCGCGCTGCACGCTCGTGTCGATCTCGCCCTTCGGGCTCACCGGGCCGTGGGCCGAGCGCCCGTGCACGGAGTTCACGCTGCAGGCGGCGGTCGGCTCGACCGCGCACCGCGGCCTGCCCGCGCTCGGGCCGGTCGGCGCGGGCGGCCGCCTCGGCGAGTGGCTGCCGGGCGTGTACGCCGCGCTCGGCGGGCTGTGCGGATGGCTGTCGGCGCGCAAGACGGGCGCCGGACAGCACGCGGACGTCTCGATGTTCGAGGTGCTCTGCCTGTGCATGACGATCTACCACGACCTCGACGCGCAGTTCTTTCCCGGGCCGCTGCCGCAGGCGATCGAGACGCCGTCGATCGAGCCGACGAAGGACGGCTGGGTCGGCATCTGCACCATCACCGGCCAGCAGTGGAAGGACTTCTGCGCGGTGATCGGCCAGCCCGCACTCGCCGAGGACGAGCGCTTCTACGACGCGAAGGCGCGCATGGAGCACCTCGACCTCATCCACGGCGCGATCCACGCGTTCACGAAGCAGCACACCGCCGACGAGGTCATCGAGCTGCTCGGGCTGATGCGCATTCCCGTGAACCCGCTCGGCAACGGCGAGACGCTGCTCGCGATGGACCACCTGCGCGCGCGCGGCGTGTTCGTGCGCAACCCGGCGGGCTTCGAGCAGCCGCGCACGCCGTACCGCCTGCACGGAGCGGGCGGGCTCGACGCGAGCTGCGACGCGCCGCCCGCGCTGCGCCCCGCGCCCGCGCTCGGCGCACACACGGCCGAGGTCGAGGCCGAGCTCGCCGCGGCGCCGCGCGCGCGCGGCGCGACGGCGGGCGCGCGCGGTGCGGAGGGCGGCGGGCCGCTCCCGTTCGAAGGCCTGCGCGTGCTCGACCTGACGGCGTTCTGGGCCGGGCCCGTCGGCACGAGCTTCCTGGCCGAGCTCGGCGCGGACGTGCTCAAGGTCGAGTCGATCCAGCGCCCCGACGGCATGCGCTTCGCGGGCTCCGTGCGCAACGACCGGATGTGGGAGTTCAATCCGATCTTCCACGGCGCGAACTCGAGCAAGCGCGACGTGACGCTGCGGCTCGACTCGCCCGAGGGCCTCGCGCTCGTGAAGCGGCTCGTCGCGAGCGCCGACGTCGTGGCCGAGAACTTCTCGGCGCGCGTCCTCGACAACTTCGGGCTCGGCTGGGACGTGATCCACGCGCTCAACCCGCGCGCCGTCCTGCTGCGCATGCCGTCGTTCGGGCTCGAGGGGCCGTGGCGCGACCGCGTCGGCTTCGCGATGAACATCGAGCAGGTGAGCGGGCTCGCGTGGCTCACCGGCTACGCGCACCTGCCGCTCGTCGTGCGCGGCGCGTGCGACCCGCTCGGCGGCATGCACGCGGTGTTCGCGACCGCGCTCGCGCTCGAGGAGCGGCGGCGCACGGGCGTCGGGCAGCTCGTCGAGGTGCCGCTCGTCGAGCCCGCGCTCGCGATCGCGGCCGAGCAGGTGCTCGAGAAGAGCGCGCACGGCGCGCTGCTCGAGCGGCTCACGAATCGCGGCCCGTTCGCGGCGCCGCAGGGCGTCTACCCGTGCGCCGACCGCGACGAGACGGGCCGCTCGCAAGGCCACGTCGCGATCGCGGTCGCGACCGACGCGCAGTGGCAGGCGCTGTGCGCGGCGCTCGGGCGCGCGGACTGGGCGCGCGCGCCCGAGCTGGCGAGCGCCGCCGGGCGGCGCGCCGCGCACGACGCGATCGACGAGGGCATCCGCGCGTGGACGACGGTGCGCGCGCGCGCCGAGGCCGCGGAGGCGCTGCTCGCCGCCGGCGTGCCGGCGAGCGAGTGCATCAATCCCCACGCGCTCTTCCCGAATCCGCAGCTCGCGCACCGCGGCTTCTTCCAGGAGGTGGAGCACCCGGCGGCCGGACGCATGCGCTACCCGGGCCAGCCGATCGCGTTCTCGGGGCTCCCGCGCGGGCTGCGCCGTCGCGCCGCTCCGCTCCTCGGCGAGCACAACGAGGCCGTGCTGCGCGACGAGCTCGGGCTCTCCGACGACGACGTCGCGAAGCTGCGCGAGGCGCAGGTGGTGGGCGAGCGCCCGACGTTCATGTAGCCGTCGCGCGAGCGGCGGCAGGAGACCCGACGATGGACCCCGTTCTCACGCGACGCCGCTTCCTCGAGGCGGGCGCGCTCGCGGGCGCCGCGATGGCGTGGCCCGCGTGCGCGTCGCGCACGGCCGCGGTGGCGGCGACGCCGCGCGCGCTTCCCTTCGACGCGTACCGCGCGCACGACGCCGTCGGCCTCGCCGAGCTCGTGCGTCGCGGCGACGCGAGCCCGGCCGAGCTGCTCGAGCTCGCGATCGCGCGCGCGGAGGCGGTCGAGCCGGCGATCCGCGCGATCACCGTGCGGCACTTCGAGCTCGCGCGCGAGGCCGCGCGCGGCGCGCTGCCGGACGGCCCGCTGCGCGGCGTGCCGTGGCTGCTCAAGGACCTCGGCATCGGGATGCGCGGCACGGTCACGACCGAGGGCTCGCGGCTGTTCGCCGACGCCGTGCGCGACGCCGACTCGACGCTCACCGAGCGCTACCGCGCGGCCGGCCTCGTGATCTTCGGCAAGACGCACAGCCCCGAGTTCGGCGGCTCGCCGAGCAGCGAGTCGGCGCTCCACGGCGCGACGCACAACCCGTGGGATCTCGCGCGCAGCCCGGGCGGGAGCTCGGGCGGCTCGGCGGCGGCGGTCGCGGCGGGCATCGTGCCCGCGGCGCACGCGACCGACGGCGGCGGCTCGATCCGCATTCCGGCCTCGTCGTGCGGGCTCTTCGGCATGAAGCCGACGCGCGGCCGCGTGCCGCTCGGGCCCGCGATCTACGAAGGGTGGGGCGGGCTCTCCGCCGCACACTGCGTGAGCCGCAGCGTGCGCGACAGCGCGGCGCTCCTCGACGCGACGCAGGGGCCGGCGGTCGGCGACGCCTACGCCGCGCCGCCGCGCGAGCGCCCGTACCTCGAGGAGATCGCGCGCGCGCCCGGGCGCCTTCGCATCGCGCTGATGACGAAGCCGCTCGTCCCGGTCCCGGTCGACGCCGAGTGCGTGCGCGCCGCGCACGACGCGGCGGCGCTCTGCGCTGCGCTCGGACACGACGTCGAGGAGGCCTCGCCTGCCCTCGACTACGCGGCCGTGTGGGGCGCCTACGGAGCGGCGTCGGGCGTCGGCACCGCGATCGCCGTCGCGGCGCGCGAGGCGGCGCTCGGGCGCCCCGCGCGGCCCGACGAGCTCGAGCCGATCACGCGCCGCTGGGTCGAGGGCGCGCCGCGCGTCTCGGGCATCGAGCTCGTGCGCGCGCGCGCGACGCTCCACGGCGCGAGCCGCGCGCTCGGCGCGTTCCTCGAGCGCTTCGACGCGATCCTCTCGCCGACGATGGCGCACGTGCCGCCCGCGCTCGGCGTGCTCTCGCTGTCGCAGGACTACGACTCGTTCGTGCTGCCCGCGACGCGCGCGTCGGCCTTCACGTCGCTCTTCAACATGACGGGGCAGCCCGCGATGAGCGTGCCGCTCCACTGGACGGAGCCCTCCGAGGCGGCGCCGCGCGGCGTGCCCGTCGGCGTGATGTTCGCGGGGCGCTTCGGCGACGAGGCGACGCTCTTCCGGCTCGCCGCGCAGCTCGAGGCCGAGCGGCCGTGGTTCGCGCGCGTGCCCGCGCTCTGACACGCGGAGCCGCGAGGAGGGACGCGGATGAGGGCGAGGGAGAGCGAGTCCGCGCGGTGCGCGGTGTGCGGACGCACGCTGCCGCGGCGGCAGCTCGTGTCGGGAGCGCTCGTGCGGCCCTCGGTCGCCGACGCGATCCGCGCCGACCACCCCGAATGGGGCGCCGAGAGCCGCGTGTGCCGCGACGACCTCGCGGTCTACCGCGGCCGCTACGTGAGCCAGCTGCTCGAGTCGGAGCGCGGCGACCTGACCGCGCTCGAGCGCGAGGTGGTCGACAGCCTGCGCGAGCACGAGCTCCTGTCGGAGAACGTCGACGTCGCGTTCGAGCGCGACTGGACGCTCGGCGAGCGCCTCGCCGACCGCATCGCGACGTTCGGCGGCAGCTGGGCCTTCCTGCTCTGCTTCGCGGGGTTCCTCGCGCTGTGGATCGGCGCCAACACGTGGGCCGTGCTGCGCCCGCCGCTCGACCCGTACCCGTTCATCCTGCTCAACCTCGTGCTCTCGTGCCTCGCGGCGATCCAGGCGCCGATCATCATGATGAGCCAGAACCGGCAGGAGGCGAAGGACCGCCTCCGCTCGCAGCACGACTACCAGGTGAACCTCAAGGCCGAGCTCGAGATCCGCCACCTGCACGAGAAGGTCGACCACCTGCTGTCGCACCAGTGGGAGCGGCTGGTCGAGATCCAGGAGATCCAGCTCGAGCTGCTGACCGAGCTCGGACGGCGCGGCTGAGCGGGAGGCGCGCGCGGCGCGCGCGTCAGAGCACGACGCGCACGCCGCCGAGGTCCTCGATGCGGTGCGGGAAGCGGTCGCCGGGCGTCCCGATGAACATGCAGTTGTGCGGGACGCCGAGGTGGCGCGCGAGCGCCTCGACGAGCGCCGGCCCGAACTCGCCCTTCACCGCGAGGAAGTCGACGCGCAGCTGCGGGTAGAGGTGGTCGATCACGCGCAGGTGCTCGGCGAGGTCGGGCGGGACGGGATACGCGTCGCAGTAGACGTGCACGACCTTGAGCCGCGTCGTCTGCTCGTTGTCGAGCACGTAGAGCGCGGCGCGGTTCAGCGTCACCATGTCGTCGCCCTTCGTGAAGTAGACCATCGGGCGCTCGTTGATCTCCTCGATCTGCCGCATCACCGCCGCGTGGATCCAGTGGCCGGCCGCGGTCAGGCGCTCGACGAGCCCGCGCGAGACGTAGAGCCCGGCCTTCAGGATCTGGATGCGCAGGAACATGACGCCCACGACGGCCAGCGCGGCGGCGAAGTAGCCCTCGAAGATCTCGAGGTTGAGCGGGTCGAGCACGACGTTGCCGACGAGGCCGACGAGCACCATCACGAGCGCGACGACCACGGTCGGCCAGCCCGCGCGCTCGGCGCGCGGCAGCCGCGCGCGCCGCAGCTTGAGCAGCATGTTCCCGAGCGCGAAGAGCGCCATCACGCTCAGGAAGGCGAGCGTGTAGACGCCGGCGAGCGACTCGATGCGGCCCTGCGTCGCCGACAGGATCGACACGCAGAGCGCGAAGAAGCCGAGCAGGATCCAGTGCGGCGTCCGCCGCCAGCGGTTCTCGACGAGCAGCACTTGCGGCAGGCAGCGGTCGAGCGCCATGCGGCGCACGAGGCCGGTGACGCCGACGTAGCTCGTGAGCACGGCGCCCGAGAGCACGAGCGCGGCGTCCGCGGAGACGAGCAGCGCGAGCGGGCGCCCGAACGCCACGTCGCCCATGCGGGCGAGCAGGTCGGGCGGCACGTCGCGGATCTGGTCGAGCGGCAGCATGCCGAGCGACAGGAAGCTGATGAGCGGGTTGAAGACCGCCACCGCGAGCCACATGTTGCGCAGCGTCTTCGGGAAGACGCCGTCCTTCTGCTCCTCGATGAAGTTGGCCGAGCTCTCGAAGCCGCTGATGCCGAGCATCGCGGCCGCGAACCCGAAGAAGAGCGCGCGCGGGATGCTCTCGAGGCTCGGGAGGTGGAGGTTCGCGACGAAGAGCGACGGGTCGCGCGCGACGCTCGCGATGCACGCGACCGAGAGGACGACGAGCGTCGCCATGTGCAGCAGGAAGATGCCGAGCGCGACGGCCGCCGATTCGCCGATCCCGAGGATGCCGAGGAACGCGAACGCGCCGAGCAGCGCGATCGTCGCCGGGATGACGTCGATCGCGGGCACGAGGTGGTGCGCGTAGTGCATCGCCTCGCTCGCGCTGATCACGGCGGTGGCGATGTAGGACAGGAGCGTCAGGCACGCGGCCGCCGCGGCGACGCGCTTGTTCGTCGTGTTGAGCAGCACGGTGTACGTGCCGCCGTTCATCGGGAGCGCGCTGCCGACCTCCGCGTACACCTTGCGGAACAGGTAGAGCACGCCCGCCACCACGAGCAGCACGAGGGGCGCGAGCACGCCCGCCTGCGCCGCGCACAGCGCCGACACGTAGAGCACGCTCGAGGTGATGTCGTTGCCGCAGATCGCGGTGGCGCGCCACGTCCCGAGCGTGTGGCGGTGCCGGTGCTCGGGGTCGGTCGGCTCGACCTCGACGGGCGTGAGGTCGGCGATGCGCTCCGCGTGCCCCCAGCCTGCGAACTCCCAGGGCTCGGGGTTGGGCGCGTCGGCGGACGAGGGCACGTTCATCGCAGGACCACTCCCGTGACGCCGCCCGAGACGAGCGACGCGATGCGGGTGAGCACGATCGGCAGGG
This genomic interval from Myxococcota bacterium contains the following:
- a CDS encoding histidine kinase N-terminal 7TM domain-containing protein, whose protein sequence is MDPMLLQLGIAGPLVLALIVETAMRRESGAVPRTLLSLLVLIFGWMVGGVLATRPGIDPRIPAALVLPGTCFMSPLFCLLMLRYARFEIFEQRVGMGGALLAPFALFFLGFVTNDAHHWMADPGQLVVQNDLSHDIGPLYWAFQVWSNLTAIAGLAIALRLWATSPSRLERRRMLLICAGVLAPLFAHFAYVSGVLPPDASMTPSALALTCVLLVTAIQRYRLLDVQPVARRDVIEASTDGVVMADVDGIVVDANPSAARMLEAPIDALVGTRLAGAFAALEPTRPEGAVAAALDGLARGEASFAVELETGDGRTLELAGGAAADASGAFAGSFVVLRDRSQERRAARRLHQSQKLESVGILAAGVAHEVNNPLAYVRANLVHLEYLASLIDDHRDELPKELAEEVGDVQDVVVESLAGIDRIHGIVQGLLRFARMPASRDEHCDVNAAVAEASRFASLERSATVHFETRLADGLPRVAASANQLTQVLLNLFLNAKHALKGRDGGRVVAATRAVGDFVEIRIADNGPGVPEELRGKIFDPFFTTRAPNEGTGLGLSIAFDIVREHGGELELERSAEPGAHFAVRLPAVR
- a CDS encoding SET domain-containing protein, which codes for MIAAKYEVAPSRVPGAGLGLFVAEPVAAGAVVVVPDGIEQTFSLEELVAHPAGERAQAAAVRWYEGRYSVTLDWPDECYMNHSFEPTGLWHLGFVFATRDLAAGDELTLDYRHLLAPGEREPFVDAATGRAIEGFPWRESLRRSSATLVRLLEGGAAPAAVAQSNADQRRSG
- a CDS encoding amidohydrolase family protein is translated as MADLRILNATLVDGTGAPERMADVRVEGGRIAEIAPAGALGTGAGRAIDAQGRLLTPGFVDPHTHYDGQVTWDPVLAPSSWHGVTTVVMGNCGVGFAPARASERAWLVELMEGVEDIPGTALHDGIQWAWETFPEYLDALERMPRTIDVATQIPHGALRVYAMGERGAAQERATADELEKMAALVREGIRAGALAFSTNRLPLHTSIHGDPVPGTFADRDELLALARAVVDGGGRIVQSVPAGSMGDDPDGPVREVELYREISRATGATVTFSTVQVHPNPELWREVLKRVAAANASGAKLVPQVLARPAGLLASFDTFNPFAERPSYQEVAALPLAERVKRLRDPARRARLLSDEEARRDNAGMGIMRHSLRSAFAMDAGVVFEPEPSQSIAARAEREGVDPVAKLFDVMCDLAEASTGGRTRMLHVYFSGYAHGSLDAIGEMLASDLTVAGLADGGAHCSMICDASMPTFVLAHWVRDRTRGPRIPLPQAVRMLSKEPADLYGLRDRGVVAVGRRADLNLIDLDRIELDLPEITPDLPTGAARVLQRGHGYDYTIVAGEVTFEGGEPTGARPGGLVRGERAA
- a CDS encoding phosphotransferase, coding for MASSDPDLPDGLLEWVARTGGGDVARLERHVARREAWVVDVARPDGTTLEGFLRLQREAGVDPRRLERETRIVEALGARGIPVPAVHGWNAALRATLFERDRGRSDIDKLEDRARQRAVMEDFVRVVARVHALDPDELGLDDVMAYRPKTPRECALAEVDAVVAQWRPFLERNADPLTTYGLQWLERFAPDAVARVSLVQGDTGPVNFLFQDDRVSAVVDWELGHYGDPLEDLGNIAVREFWNPSGGLDGLFALYARESGIPYDRFRARYYAVHQNVRGMIPIHWVCANAHPRESLAWYLAYRYVGDRATAEMLALAMEVEVERPEMPEGEGDGGRDVLADAALYAQERDVAPRLADPFAASRARDVATLVACMDRRRRHAAALDAALCEDVAALLGGRFDAGAGALRALDAAVRAGGLDDAALLRVLARKAWRDEWLHAPAVALYPERRWSAFD